A single genomic interval of Arachis duranensis cultivar V14167 chromosome 7, aradu.V14167.gnm2.J7QH, whole genome shotgun sequence harbors:
- the LOC107458700 gene encoding uncharacterized protein LOC107458700 — protein sequence MPLYAKFLKELMTRKRNWGEKETVVLSEECSAIIQKKLPKKMKDPWSFQIPCIIGDITIEKALCDLGASINLMSLNMMRRMRIEEAKPTRMALQLADRTLKFPHGVVEDLLVKVGEFIFLVDFVVLDMEKDGGHKGELVLRLYEEKMVFNIFKAMSYPKEAKGECKMVDTIEQIVQGVLEEEQYERSMELEQQAPHEEPPQGSMESSIMTTRTDNNGEEAPKLELKTLPPNLKYAYLGDNSTYPVIINSSLSKSKKKSSSKC from the coding sequence aaagaaactggGGAGAAAAAGAGACTGTAGTCCTAAGTGAGGAGTGTAGTGCCATCATACAAAAGAAACTCCCCAAGAAAATGAAGGACCCATGGAGTTTCcaaatcccctgcatcataggggatATCACTATTGAAAAGGCTTTATGTGACTTGGGGgctagcatcaatctcatgTCCTTGAACATGATGAGGAGGATGAGAattgaggaagccaaaccaacaagaatggcactccaACTAGCTGACAGGACATTAAAGTTTCCACATGGAGTGGTGGAAGATTTGTTGGTGAAGGTGGGAGAATTCATCTTCCTAGTTGACTTTGTTGTGCTGGATATGGAAAAAGATGGTGGACACAAAGGAGAACTAGTCTTGAGACTATATGAGGAAAAGATGGTCTTCAACATCTTCAAGGCAATGAGTTATCCCAAGGAagcaaaaggagaatgcaagatGGTGGACACCATAGAACAAATAGTCCAAGGAGTCTTGGAAGAAGAGCAATATGAAAGAAGTATGGAATTAGAGCAACAAGCACCACATGAAGAACCACCACAAGGAAGCATGGAAAGTTCAATCATGACAACCCGCACAGACAACAATGGAGAAGAGGCACCAAAACTAGAGCTAAAAACCCTACCTCCAAACTTGAAATATGCCTATCTAGGTGACAACAGCACctacccagtgatcatcaactcAAGCTTGAGtaagagcaagaagaagagtTCATCCAAGTGCTAA